The Candidatus Phaeomarinobacter ectocarpi genome includes a region encoding these proteins:
- a CDS encoding cytochrome P450: MTQATAATPLTDEFNPAEVALRDIDLSDANHFFNQHHWKLFERLRNEDPVHFFEHEEFGRFWSVTRHADIMSIDTNHQQFSSEPSIFLGNTNSDEDENFNPATFIAMDPPKHDAQRNAVNPAVAPPALRDLEPLIRQRVSAVLDSLPIGETFNWVDLVSIEITTQMLATLFDFPFEDRYMLTRWSDMTTANPETLAAMGLTIEDRRNAMYECLEIFGGLYAERAQLPPANDFISLMAHNEDMKNLDPMNLLGNLVLLIVGGNDTTRNSMSGGVLALHENPAEFAKLKADPSIIPNMVSEIIRWQTPLAYMRRTANEDLEFRGKQIKQGDRIMMWYVSGNRDERAIERPNEFLIDRENARRHLSFGFGIHRCMGNRVGEMQVRILWEEILKRFDRVEVVGKPARTLSNFVMGFTELPVRLHPKK; the protein is encoded by the coding sequence ATGACGCAAGCCACTGCCGCCACCCCTCTGACAGACGAATTCAATCCAGCTGAAGTAGCGCTCAGGGATATTGACCTGTCGGACGCGAACCACTTTTTCAATCAACACCATTGGAAATTGTTTGAGCGCTTGCGCAACGAAGACCCTGTGCATTTTTTTGAGCATGAAGAGTTCGGGCGGTTCTGGTCTGTGACGCGGCATGCGGACATCATGTCGATTGATACCAATCACCAGCAGTTCTCATCAGAGCCCTCGATCTTCCTGGGCAACACGAACTCTGACGAGGACGAAAATTTCAATCCGGCGACGTTCATCGCCATGGATCCGCCCAAGCATGATGCGCAACGAAACGCAGTAAACCCTGCGGTTGCACCACCGGCCCTGAGAGATCTGGAGCCGCTCATTCGTCAACGTGTATCCGCGGTGCTTGATAGTCTGCCAATTGGTGAAACCTTCAACTGGGTGGATCTGGTCTCCATTGAGATCACCACCCAAATGCTGGCGACGCTATTCGATTTTCCATTTGAAGACCGATACATGCTGACCCGGTGGTCCGATATGACCACTGCCAATCCCGAAACACTGGCTGCCATGGGCCTCACAATAGAAGACCGCCGCAACGCCATGTATGAGTGCCTGGAGATATTTGGCGGCCTCTACGCCGAAAGGGCCCAGTTGCCGCCTGCCAACGATTTCATTTCGCTCATGGCTCACAACGAGGACATGAAGAACCTCGACCCCATGAATCTCCTGGGCAATCTGGTGCTTCTTATTGTTGGTGGCAACGATACCACCCGGAATTCAATGTCTGGGGGCGTGCTGGCCCTGCACGAGAATCCTGCGGAATTTGCGAAGCTCAAAGCTGATCCTTCAATCATCCCAAACATGGTGTCAGAGATCATTCGATGGCAGACACCACTCGCGTACATGCGCCGTACGGCGAATGAAGATCTCGAGTTTCGGGGGAAACAGATCAAACAGGGTGACCGCATAATGATGTGGTACGTCTCCGGCAATCGCGATGAACGCGCGATCGAACGTCCGAATGAGTTCCTGATTGATCGAGAGAATGCGCGTCGGCATCTGTCGTTCGGATTTGGCATCCACCGTTGTATGGGTAATCGGGTTGGAGAAATGCAAGTCCGCATTCTTTGGGAAGAGATTTTGAAGCGGTTTGACCGTGTAGAAGTCGTGGGCAAACCAGCTCGCACGCTCTCGAATTTCGTAATGGGCTTTACCGAATTGCCGGTGCGACTGCATCCGAAGAAATAG
- a CDS encoding TetR/AcrR family transcriptional regulator, with translation MDQRTANMQARRDRIISSAETLIIQDSLAAFKMRDLAEEVGLSVKTLYNLCGDKFAIAAEVERRAYATLEAELLSLPVLDDPIEQVLAVMQAGAQKAIDRKGIIHPLWRGGDIAEKPKSRRALELVQLGSHLAEQALIRGIDQQVFVAELAAPVVAHQLSVTWFGNAMLWARDIFSDEAFLNHVRYAGLCNLLPYTEAEAADDLRDSIISSQPMLSMGNKPRTT, from the coding sequence ATGGATCAACGCACCGCAAACATGCAGGCGCGCCGGGACCGCATTATCTCGTCGGCCGAGACCCTGATCATCCAGGACTCACTGGCGGCATTCAAAATGCGCGATTTGGCCGAAGAGGTCGGTCTCAGCGTCAAGACACTCTACAATTTGTGCGGTGACAAATTTGCCATTGCAGCTGAAGTTGAGCGTCGTGCCTATGCAACCCTTGAGGCAGAGCTCTTGTCGCTGCCGGTGCTGGACGATCCTATCGAGCAGGTCTTGGCCGTAATGCAGGCCGGTGCGCAAAAGGCGATAGATCGCAAAGGGATCATTCACCCTTTGTGGCGTGGCGGCGACATTGCAGAAAAACCAAAATCTCGCCGCGCGCTTGAATTGGTTCAATTGGGATCTCACTTGGCCGAGCAAGCCTTGATCCGGGGCATCGACCAACAGGTGTTCGTTGCCGAACTCGCCGCCCCGGTCGTTGCACACCAACTATCAGTCACATGGTTTGGCAACGCCATGCTTTGGGCCCGCGATATCTTCAGCGATGAGGCATTTCTGAATCATGTCAGGTACGCCGGTCTATGCAACCTGCTCCCCTACACCGAAGCAGAAGCGGCAGATGACCTTCGAGACAGCATCATCTCATCGCAGCCGATGCTTTCCATGGGCAATAAACCAAGGACAACGTGA
- a CDS encoding response regulator transcription factor: protein MKIILADDHALVRDGLKMLLQSAFPNCEVIEGKSFGDVIAILRDHRSIDLILVDFTMDDMHASTGIRAIKRSASAVPVVIVSARDDLDAYQISFDAGASAFVDKKSAHEKVLGVVAQVMAGERVFPTDVKRSTPSSNRREAVAPVDTLTPRQLQVLELLGRGLSNKDIAKRIGIEIGTVKVYLNAIYRAFGVHNRTQAALMAKKDIGEELPSV from the coding sequence GTGAAAATTATACTTGCAGATGATCATGCGCTTGTTCGCGACGGCTTGAAGATGCTGCTTCAGTCGGCGTTTCCCAATTGCGAAGTCATCGAGGGCAAGTCATTCGGCGACGTGATCGCCATACTCAGGGACCATCGCAGTATTGACCTGATCCTGGTCGACTTCACCATGGACGACATGCATGCGAGCACCGGCATTCGCGCCATCAAGCGCTCTGCTTCTGCCGTGCCGGTGGTCATCGTGTCAGCGCGGGATGATCTGGATGCGTATCAAATTTCCTTCGATGCTGGGGCGTCTGCATTTGTGGACAAGAAATCCGCTCATGAAAAAGTGCTGGGGGTCGTAGCGCAGGTGATGGCTGGCGAGCGGGTGTTCCCAACCGATGTGAAACGATCAACACCCAGTTCAAATCGCCGTGAGGCTGTGGCTCCAGTGGACACCTTGACGCCACGGCAGCTGCAGGTTTTGGAGTTGCTTGGTCGGGGTCTGTCGAACAAGGACATCGCGAAAAGAATTGGTATCGAGATCGGGACAGTGAAGGTGTACCTCAATGCCATTTACAGGGCGTTTGGGGTTCACAACCGTACTCAGGCTGCATTGATGGCCAAAAAGGACATCGGCGAAGAATTGCCGTCGGTCTGA
- a CDS encoding ATP-binding protein, whose product MTDNLHDAAAPWLGKVWGRLVDSDVPHDRRVVLLNDRVTLLYQQGPVGVIVHTIVISVLTYLFWDTVEHAALLTWATVMILLGWLRGCAIYLFHKTSPPPEKASLWGTLFVALITLVGVTWGYAGVFLVPDTTLEQVLFILFLSGTAAGTVATLASAFFAIVIALSTSVIPLIIRLAFEGQFEQQLMSGALVMFFMAMMATARNASGVMTMALSLRLDKTELVASLERERHELDISNRAKTRFLAAASHDLRQPLHAMNLTVAAYRLREKSNHLEPMFDRVERSVQAMEGLVNSLLDISKLDAGTVEVNPTPVLIEDVFHTISSEASAMAAEANCEISMAPGDVSVRTDRVLLESILRNLVGNAIRHAPGSKVELSAQRRGNNDIVISVADNGPGIHHDQQERVFEEFYQVEGTSTDQGGLGLGLAIVKRLSSLLGGEINLNSTDGKGARFDITLRDHGSATNTKILTASRSTDVPVLNGMKLVLLEDDKDSRAAMLDLVSAWGCEAIAGKSAKDILGNVVVADGGFTPDVIISDFQLGGAREGPAEIAKIQEHFGDLTLPAVLLTGDSSPDLLRRIAGGQLDVLHKPITPDTLAAFLFSHKG is encoded by the coding sequence ATGACAGATAATCTTCACGACGCAGCAGCGCCCTGGCTGGGCAAAGTCTGGGGACGTTTGGTCGACTCGGATGTCCCTCACGACCGCCGCGTGGTGTTGCTGAACGATCGCGTTACCCTGCTTTATCAGCAAGGGCCCGTGGGAGTGATTGTCCACACCATCGTTATCAGTGTTCTGACGTATCTATTCTGGGACACTGTAGAACATGCAGCGCTCCTGACCTGGGCGACGGTCATGATTCTGCTAGGCTGGCTCCGGGGCTGCGCCATATACCTGTTCCACAAAACAAGCCCTCCCCCGGAGAAAGCGAGCCTTTGGGGCACACTGTTTGTTGCCCTGATTACACTTGTGGGCGTCACGTGGGGCTATGCGGGTGTCTTCCTGGTCCCAGACACAACGCTGGAGCAAGTCCTCTTCATTCTGTTTCTCAGCGGCACGGCCGCGGGGACTGTCGCTACCCTTGCGTCGGCCTTCTTCGCAATCGTCATCGCCCTTTCAACGTCCGTCATTCCACTCATTATCCGGTTGGCATTTGAAGGCCAATTTGAACAGCAGCTTATGAGTGGTGCGCTGGTCATGTTTTTCATGGCCATGATGGCCACAGCCCGCAATGCGAGCGGCGTGATGACCATGGCGCTGTCCTTGCGCCTTGATAAAACGGAACTGGTTGCGTCCCTTGAGCGCGAGCGTCATGAACTCGACATTTCCAACAGGGCCAAGACGAGGTTCCTGGCTGCAGCAAGCCACGATCTGCGCCAGCCTTTGCACGCGATGAACCTGACGGTCGCCGCCTATAGGTTGAGGGAAAAGTCCAACCACCTTGAGCCCATGTTCGATCGCGTGGAGCGGTCCGTGCAAGCCATGGAAGGTCTGGTAAACAGCCTTCTGGACATCTCAAAACTGGATGCAGGAACCGTCGAGGTAAATCCGACACCGGTCCTGATCGAGGATGTCTTTCACACGATCTCCTCAGAAGCCTCCGCCATGGCTGCGGAAGCCAACTGCGAAATTTCAATGGCCCCGGGTGATGTCTCTGTGCGCACTGACAGGGTGCTTCTGGAAAGCATCTTGCGAAACCTGGTGGGCAATGCCATTCGCCATGCTCCGGGCTCAAAAGTCGAACTGTCGGCACAACGCCGCGGCAACAATGACATCGTCATATCCGTCGCTGACAATGGTCCCGGCATTCATCACGATCAGCAAGAGCGCGTGTTTGAGGAATTTTACCAGGTCGAAGGAACCTCAACAGATCAAGGCGGTCTTGGTCTCGGCCTGGCTATCGTAAAGCGACTTTCGTCCTTGCTGGGTGGTGAAATCAACCTCAACTCGACCGACGGTAAAGGAGCGCGTTTTGACATCACCCTCAGGGACCATGGTAGTGCGACAAATACCAAAATACTGACTGCAAGCCGGTCAACAGATGTGCCTGTGCTGAATGGAATGAAGCTCGTGTTACTTGAGGACGACAAGGACAGTCGGGCCGCCATGCTGGATCTCGTCTCCGCATGGGGGTGCGAGGCCATCGCGGGGAAAAGCGCCAAAGACATTCTGGGCAACGTCGTTGTCGCCGATGGCGGTTTCACTCCGGACGTCATCATTTCAGATTTCCAGCTTGGCGGCGCGCGGGAAGGGCCAGCCGAGATCGCCAAAATCCAGGAACACTTCGGCGATCTCACATTGCCCGCAGTCCTCCTGACGGGCGACAGCTCCCCGGACCTGTTGCGCCGGATTGCGGGCGGGCAACTGGATGTGCTTCACAAGCCCATCACCCCCGATACGCTGGCGGCATTTCTATTCAGTCATAAAGGATAA
- a CDS encoding autotransporter outer membrane beta-barrel domain-containing protein: MPTTKHSVLGAILLVASTSHAALAQHAPAATTTDDATLVSSTSDTSSALLPEQIIQQTQIVSTTVTNHLTNLQAGRALENTQVAGAPMSGVSAGENIEPLGQNVNAWVSYSHNETENDAPGIAYDADTDSVSVGLDFILGGPITVGFFVSQAWTDTSSAFNGGGSDTDSTTFGPYLSVAITDWLSLDASYAHTSSTTDNRRVTAAGVTVTGTQDGMTNYYSFGAGLSHWFEGGIGVSGRLGYNNSNTKNDAYTDSAATVIASSKSNLAQLQVGGRVMYYTQNFMPYIGATYINDVKRDKVRTAANPQPANDEDDVLLQAGVSLFGDTAFSGGLDVSYNAAREENDAWGIGGNVSYRF, encoded by the coding sequence ATGCCGACAACAAAGCATTCAGTTCTGGGGGCGATTTTACTTGTCGCCTCAACATCACACGCAGCGCTCGCTCAGCACGCGCCGGCAGCCACAACAACCGACGACGCAACTCTTGTGTCGTCAACCAGTGATACAAGCTCCGCGTTGCTACCAGAGCAGATCATTCAGCAAACGCAGATTGTCTCCACGACAGTCACCAATCACCTGACAAACCTCCAGGCCGGACGCGCGCTCGAGAACACGCAGGTTGCCGGTGCACCAATGTCCGGTGTTTCTGCTGGTGAGAACATTGAGCCACTTGGGCAGAATGTGAATGCGTGGGTCAGCTACTCCCACAATGAAACTGAAAATGACGCACCGGGCATCGCCTACGACGCCGATACGGACAGCGTTTCAGTTGGCCTGGACTTCATCCTTGGCGGCCCGATTACAGTTGGTTTTTTCGTGTCGCAGGCCTGGACCGACACAAGCTCTGCCTTTAATGGCGGTGGATCTGACACGGACTCGACAACATTCGGGCCATATCTGTCTGTGGCAATTACTGACTGGCTGTCATTGGATGCAAGCTATGCCCATACGTCATCGACCACAGACAACCGGCGCGTTACTGCAGCAGGTGTCACGGTGACAGGCACGCAGGATGGCATGACCAATTACTATTCATTCGGTGCTGGTCTCAGCCACTGGTTTGAAGGTGGTATAGGGGTGTCCGGACGACTTGGATACAACAATTCAAACACCAAGAACGATGCGTACACTGACAGCGCAGCCACAGTAATTGCATCCTCAAAGAGCAATCTGGCCCAGCTTCAGGTTGGTGGACGCGTCATGTATTACACGCAGAACTTCATGCCTTACATCGGCGCCACATACATTAATGATGTAAAGCGCGACAAAGTACGCACAGCAGCCAATCCACAGCCAGCCAATGACGAGGATGATGTGTTGCTGCAGGCGGGTGTGAGTCTGTTCGGCGACACCGCTTTTTCAGGTGGACTGGATGTGAGCTACAATGCTGCTCGCGAAGAGAATGACGCTTGGGGTATTGGCGGAAACGTCAGCTATCGCTTCTAA
- a CDS encoding SGNH/GDSL hydrolase family protein yields MRDLSRSITTYFFIFLFSLISAEIIFRIYAATPVFSMENFVKAAVDRHVNPVGPSVIDPTLGWMMRENYSSAKDSEAPLTTGVFGLRMNVPHEIVVPQSGAILAVGDSFTAGSEEGDDGSWPAALERKLQEPVLNGGVGGYGVDQIVLRGRQLAEEFAPKAVIYSFLDEDILRNAFAIYGGYKPYYVIDGQGGLELRGVPVSEVPPQFDRLGFLRGVLGHSRLIHEFMMILSPRSWLGHELQFRQVSTNEEAVQISCLLLDDIKADAERLNFEPFIMLQYGGDRALSGDISWFGKAVSTCAIEKGLPTLDLFEALHAVSVEDLDRFRSLYNERPEGNAGGRFGHMSEVGNEYVADLIAGEFFR; encoded by the coding sequence ATGAGAGATCTATCCAGATCCATCACGACATACTTTTTCATCTTCCTATTTTCTCTGATTTCGGCGGAGATCATTTTCAGAATCTACGCTGCTACACCGGTTTTCTCGATGGAAAACTTCGTGAAGGCTGCGGTGGACAGGCACGTAAATCCGGTTGGCCCTTCGGTCATCGATCCAACCCTTGGCTGGATGATGAGGGAAAACTATTCGTCAGCAAAAGACAGTGAGGCCCCACTTACAACAGGCGTCTTTGGACTAAGAATGAACGTGCCACACGAGATCGTCGTGCCACAGAGTGGCGCAATTCTGGCGGTTGGTGATTCATTCACGGCAGGTTCCGAGGAAGGCGACGACGGGTCCTGGCCTGCAGCCTTGGAGCGAAAGCTTCAAGAACCAGTCCTGAACGGAGGCGTGGGAGGATACGGCGTTGACCAAATCGTTCTTCGCGGCCGGCAACTGGCTGAAGAATTTGCGCCGAAGGCGGTCATATATTCGTTCCTAGATGAAGACATTCTGCGCAACGCGTTCGCCATCTACGGAGGGTACAAACCCTACTATGTGATTGATGGCCAGGGCGGTCTCGAACTGCGTGGAGTGCCCGTTTCCGAAGTACCGCCTCAATTTGATCGACTCGGATTTTTGCGCGGTGTTCTTGGTCACTCGCGACTGATCCATGAATTCATGATGATCTTGTCGCCAAGATCATGGCTTGGCCATGAGCTTCAGTTTCGCCAGGTTTCGACCAACGAAGAGGCAGTGCAGATCTCGTGTCTCCTCCTTGATGACATAAAGGCCGATGCAGAGAGGCTGAATTTTGAGCCATTCATAATGCTCCAGTATGGAGGCGACAGAGCGCTCAGCGGCGACATATCTTGGTTTGGGAAAGCAGTTTCAACCTGTGCAATTGAAAAAGGTCTCCCAACGCTGGACCTGTTTGAAGCCTTGCACGCTGTTAGCGTGGAGGATCTGGACAGGTTCCGTTCTCTTTACAACGAGCGCCCTGAAGGAAACGCTGGCGGCCGTTTCGGACATATGTCAGAGGTCGGTAACGAATATGTCGCTGATCTCATTGCCGGTGAATTCTTCAGGTAG